Proteins co-encoded in one Arachis hypogaea cultivar Tifrunner chromosome 13, arahy.Tifrunner.gnm2.J5K5, whole genome shotgun sequence genomic window:
- the LOC112737936 gene encoding disease resistance protein RPS2 gives MDTIASIASNVAVPVLKQLTYVLLYNTYVTNLENEVQKLQREEKEVRHTVEAAKRNGEQVEDTVRNWFTRVRAAIEEAQAFLRHEEQERIGCLDIYSKYTLSQKARNLMDHLSELRQETFDKVSYRCALKCNVSSASRGYEALESRTAMLNEIMQALKDSEASMIGVYGMGGVGKTALVKELAWQAEKGGSFDVVVEATVTSEPDVRTIRAEIADGLGLKFDELTEMGKACRLRQRIRQEQSILVILDDVWGKLDLTEVGVPSGEDHKGCKLLVTSRDLNVLNAMLGAQKVFRLEVLSESESWNLFEKKGGEAAKDDSIQRIAKKVAENCAGLPLLIVTVAEALKNKDFYAWKDALEQLTNFDLDGCSYSKVHSAVEQSYEYLESHELQTFFLLLGSLGNYYSTKDLLVYGWCLGLHKNVDSLADGRNRLYKLIDNLRAASLLLEGERYQVEALHIVRIVAAAIASRTKPFFTMQRNTELKEWPRMDFLKNCQHIFLDWCYINELPEKLECPTLKILQLCSQGNYLKLPDNFFVEMRELKVLTLGGLNCTPSLPSSLGLLTNLQALNLCKCMLEDIAVVGELKNLEILSLEKSELIEELPAEIGQLIHLRFLDLTDCSTLRVIPHNLISKLTSLEELLIENCNIQWEVQGCKNQGNDSSLSELGSLHKLTTLNIHINDASVFPRDLLALGKLHSYNISIGNGWNSFGVESGFFKVSRVFKLNPSMDPRILMDYGIKMLMNRAEDLHLAELKGVREVLYELNDDGFSLLKHLSIQNCDDMWSIIGPIEWAHRDHAFPNLESLILHNLSNLERICSGPLPAQAFTKLRVVKIKGCDQIEFVFPHSMVEQLSELLEVEICECKFMTKIVAEKIKEDDSETDKIQFLKMRSLTLECLPSLVSLSPEPSVNNTIQLFTEKVEFPNLENLKLCSINVHKIWDDKLSAQTSFQNLTTLTVDGCERLAYLFSYHVAARLVNLQHLLINSCKLVEHIFSRDGNTDNVRLARKSVPTEMGPIFPNLETVVISEMESLKSIWPSQLPQNSFSKLKKMEITYCSSILNVFQSHVLDKLLSLDSLDVWYCDALEFVYEIEGGINEVDIQLRALSLGHLPNLKHLMNKDPQECVRFQNLSMVKVTTCKSLKHVFPLSMAKDLLQLGVLEISDCGVEEIIGNEHGGGEEQESPLGLVFPKLACIKLLNLPELRWFCNENHYFRFPLLNQLYLVECPAMETFSHGILRASILRRIYLNEKGDQSHWEGDLNTTIRKIFTKESLEVRIKCAKRRFKPKRFIDV, from the exons ATGGATACAATTGCTAGCATAGCATCAAATGTGGCTGTACCTGTTCTAAAACAACTTACTTATGTATTGCTGTACAACACTTATGTCACTAACCTTGAAAATGAGGTCCAGAAGTTGCAGCGGGAAGAGAAAGAAGTGAGGCACACTGTTGAAGCTGCCAAAAGGAATGGTGAGCAGGTTGAAGACACAGTGCGCAACTGGTTTACTCGAGTTCGTGCAGCAATAGAAGAGGCTCAAGCATTCCTTCGTCACGAAGAGCAAGAAAGAATTGGATGCTTAGATATATATTCTAAGTACACCTTGAGCCAGAAGGCAAGAAATTTGATGGATCATCTATCTGAGCTCAGGCAAGAGACATTTGACAAGGTTTCTTACCGTTGTGCTTTGAAATGCAATGTCAGTTCAGCTTCTAGAGGATATGAAGCCTTGGAATCTAGAACTGCAATGTTGAATGAGATCATGCAGGCCTTGAAGGATTCTGAGGCTTCCATGATTGGTGTGTATGGAATGGGTGGGGTGGGTAAGACTGCCCTGGTTAAGGAACTAGCATGGCAAGCCGAGAAGGGTGGTTCGTTTGATGTGGTCGTTGAGGCAACTGTGACAAGTGAACCAGATGTGAGGACTATTAGAGCTGAAATTGCTGATGGTTTGGGTCTGAAATTTGATGAGCTGACTGAGATGGGAAAAGCATGCCGGTTGCGGCAAAGGATTAGGCAAGAGCAAAGCATTCTTGTCATACTTGATGATGTTTGGGGAAAGCTTGACTTGACTGAGGTTGGTGTTCCTTCTGGTGAGGACCACAAAGGATGCAAATTGTTGGTGACATCCAGAGATCTTAATGTGTTGAATGCTATGTTGGGTGCGCAGAAGGTTTTTAGACTTGAAGTTCTGTCTGAGAGTGAGAGTTGGAACTTGTTTGAAAAGAAGGGAGGGGAAGCTGCTAAGGATGACAGCATTCAACGGATAGCGAAGAAAGTAGCCGAAAACTGCGCGGGTTTGCCCCTTTTGATAGTGACGGTGGCGGAGGCATTAAAGAATAAGGATTTCTATGCTTGGAAGGATGCATTGGAGCAGTTAACCAATTTTGATCTTGATGGATGTTCCTATTCCAAAGTGCATTCTGCTGTAGAGCAAAGCTATGAATATTTGGAAAGTCATGAACTCCAAACATTCTTCCTCCTTTTGGGTTCATTGGGAAATTATTATAGCACCAAAGATTTGTTAGTATATGGCTGGTGTTTGGGTCTGCATAAAAATGTTGATTCATTGGCAGACGGAAGAAACAGACTTTACAAATTAATAGACAACCTGAGAGCAGCGAGTTTATTGCTTGAAGGGGAAAGATATCAGGTTGAAGCTCTGCACATTGTTCGCATTGTGGCTGCTGCAATCGCATCCAGAACTAAACCTTTCTTTACTATGCAGAGAAACACTGAATTGAAAGAGTGGCCTAGAATGGATTTTCTTAAAAATTGTCAACATATTTTTTTGGATTGGTGTTATATCAATGAACTTCCAGAGAAGTTAGAATGTCCGACGTTGAAGATACTGCAACTCTGTAGTCAAGGTAACTATTTGAAACTTCCTGATAATTTCTTTGTTGAGATGAGAGAATTGAAGGTTCTAACTTTAGGAGGTCTGAATTGTACACCATCGCTTCCTTCGTCTCTTGGTCTCTTGACAAACCTCCAGGCATTGAATCTTTGTAAATGCATGTTGGAAGACATAGCTGTTGTTGGAGAGCTCAAAAACTTGGAGATTCTCAGCCTTGAAAAATCCGAGCTTATCGAAGAACTTCCTGCGGAAATAGGACAATTAATTCATCTAAGGTTTCTAGATTTGACTGATTGCTCAACACTAAGAGTTATACCCCACAACCTGATATCAAAACTGACTAGCTTGGAAGAGCTCCTTATAGAGAACTGCAATATTCAATGGGAGGTCCAGGGATGCAAAAACCAAGGCAATGATTCAAGTCTAAGTGAGCTTGGGAGTTTGCATAAACTAACAACTCTGAATATTCACATCAATGATGCATCAGTTTTCCCTAGAGACTTGCTTGCCCTTGGAAAATTACATAGTTACAATATTTCAATTGGGAATGGATGGAATTCGTTTGGGGTGGAGTCCGGGTTTTTCAAAGTTTCAAGAGTATTTAAGCTTAATCCAAGCATGGATCCAAGAATACTCATGGATTATGGGATCAAAATGCTGATGAATAGAGCTGAAGATTTGCATCTTGCTGAATTGAAGGGTGTCAGGGAAGTACTATATGAATTGAACGATGATGGATTCTCGCTGTTGAAGCATCTTAGTATCCAAAATTGTGATGATATGTGGAGCATTATTGGCCCGATCGAGTGGGCTCATCGTGATCATGCCTTCCCCAACTTGGAGTCATTGATTCTTCACAATCTGAGTAACCTGGAAAGGATATGTAGTGGCCCTCTTCCAGCACAGGCCTTTACCAAACTAAGGGTTGTCAAAATAAAAGGCTGTGATCAGATCGAGTTTGTTTTCCCACACTCCATGGTTGAACAGCTCTCTGAACTACTTGAAGTCGAAATTTGTGAATGCAAATTCATGACCAAGATTGTGGCTGAAAAGATAAAAGAGGATGACAGTGAAACTGACAAGATTCAGTTCCTTAAAATGCGTTCTCTCACACTTGAATGCTTACCTTCCCTCGTTAGTCTCTCTCCCGAGCCTTCTGTTAACAACACCATTCAACTTTTTACTGAAAAG GTTGAATTTCCAAATTTAGAGAACCTGAAGTTGTGCTCAATCAATGTACACAAGATATGGGATGACAAACTTTCAGCACAAACTAGCTTTCAAAATTTGACAACTTTGACGGTAGATGGTTGTGAAAGGTTGGCATATCTTTTTTCATACCATGTGGCTGCAAGACTTGTCAACCTCCAgcatcttttaattaattcatgCAAATTAGTAGAGCATATATTTTCCCGAGATGGAAACACAGACAACGTTCGACTTGCTAGAAAGTCTGTTCCTACTGAAATG GGTCCAATTTTCCCAAACTTGGAGACAGTTGTGATCTCTGAAATGGAAAGCTTAAAGTCAATATGGCCAAGTCAACTCCCTCAAAATTCCTTTAGTAAATTGAAAAAGATGGAAATCACATATTGTTCGAGCATCTTGAACGTGTTCCAGTCTCATGTACTAGACAAATTACTAAGTCTGGACTCATTGGATGTATGGTATTGCGATGCGCTGGAATTTGTATACGAAATAGAAGGTGGAATTAACGAAGTGGACATTCAGTTGAGAGCTTTATCTTTGGGCCATTTACCAAACTTGaagcatttaatgaataaggaTCCTCAAGAGTGTGTAAGGTTTCAAAACCTATCTATGGTAAAGGTAACCACATGCAAAAGCTTGAAGCATGTATTTCCACTTTCTATGGCAAAAGATCTTCTGCAACTCGGGGTCCTTGAGATAAGCGATTGTGGGGTCGAGGAAATTATAGGAAATGAACATGGAGGAGGGGAAGAGCAAGAGTCACCTCTTGGGCTTGTCTTCCCAAAATTAGCCTGCATAAAACTTTTGAATTTGCCGGAACTTCGATGGTTTTGTAACGAAAATCACTACTTCAGATTTCCATTATTGAATCAATTATACTTGGTGGAGTGTCCAGCAATGGAGACATTCTCGCATGGTATCTTAAGGGCATCAATCCTCAGGAGGATATATTTGAACGAGAAAGGAGATCAATCGCACTGGGAAGGTGACTTGAATACTACGATAAGGAAAATTTTCACCAAAG AGTCTCTTGAAGTACGCATTAAATGTGCTAAAAGA AGATTTAAACCAAAGCGATTCATAGATGTGTGA